A single genomic interval of Lewinellaceae bacterium harbors:
- a CDS encoding zinc-binding dehydrogenase produces MKALLFTGVKEPLVYTDVDLPGHDDTFGVVRLKAAALNRRDYWITLGLYPNLRFPSVLGSDGCGVYEGEEVVINPSIHWGDDPRFYSDDYYILGMEEYGTFAEQVAVRKKNIYAKPAHLTAEQAAALPLAGLTAYRVLFSRCQVQAGDKVLISGVGGGVALLACQFAIAIGADVYVTSGSEEKIEKAIALGAKGGMNYKDPDAMKILQKAIGGFDVVIDSAGGDGFNQLLKLCRKGARVGVYGATAGAWNGISVPNLFFKQLSIYGSTMGSDAEFGQMLDFVSTHKIVPVVDRVFDLKDGNEALKMMKTSPQFGKVVLRINA; encoded by the coding sequence ATGAAAGCACTGCTGTTTACCGGCGTCAAGGAACCCCTGGTTTATACCGATGTTGATCTTCCCGGACACGATGACACCTTCGGCGTCGTCCGGCTGAAAGCCGCCGCCCTCAACCGGCGGGATTACTGGATCACGCTGGGGCTGTACCCCAATCTGCGTTTCCCCTCCGTGCTCGGCTCCGACGGCTGCGGGGTGTATGAAGGCGAGGAGGTGGTCATCAATCCCAGCATCCATTGGGGCGATGACCCCCGCTTTTATTCCGACGATTACTACATTCTGGGCATGGAAGAGTACGGCACTTTTGCCGAGCAGGTGGCAGTGCGCAAAAAAAACATTTACGCCAAGCCCGCTCACCTCACTGCCGAACAGGCCGCCGCCCTGCCGCTGGCGGGGCTTACTGCCTACCGCGTCCTGTTCAGCCGTTGCCAGGTTCAGGCAGGTGATAAAGTGCTTATTTCCGGGGTTGGCGGCGGAGTGGCCCTGCTGGCCTGCCAGTTTGCCATCGCCATTGGCGCGGATGTTTATGTCACTTCCGGCTCGGAGGAGAAGATCGAAAAGGCCATTGCCCTGGGCGCCAAAGGCGGCATGAACTATAAAGATCCGGACGCCATGAAAATCCTGCAAAAAGCCATCGGCGGCTTCGATGTCGTCATCGACAGTGCCGGCGGCGATGGCTTCAACCAACTGCTGAAGCTGTGCCGCAAAGGCGCCCGGGTGGGCGTCTACGGCGCCACCGCCGGCGCCTGGAATGGCATCAGCGTGCCCAATCTCTTTTTTAAACAGCTGTCTATTTATGGCAGCACCATGGGTTCCGACGCCGAGTTCGGGCAGATGCTGGACTTTGTCAGCACGCATAAGATCGTGCCGGTTGTGGATCGCGTATTTGACCTGAAAGACGGAAATGAGGCCCTGAAAATGATGAAAACCAGCCCACAGTTCGGCAAGGTTGTGTTGCGGATAAACGCTTGA
- a CDS encoding DNA-(apurinic or apyrimidinic site) lyase yields MPELPEVNTKKLHFDRVALNKKIEKIALRETNHIFRNISGEAFAQKVKGRQFTSSYRRGKYLFARLDNGHDVLFHFGMTGEFYAYDEEEQHPKHERFAFLFPDGQRLGFDCPRKLAHIYYLENKDDFIREKKLGEDALVISEAEFLDKMEGKTGTIKGFFLNQSNLAGMGNLYADEVCWQVRIHPASLIPALDDKTRKDLYRRMQAILRQAIANKADYAHYPDEWLWNHRHKDGTCPRDGHRLERGKVASRSTYYCPECQELKEFYPAERK; encoded by the coding sequence ATGCCCGAACTACCCGAAGTCAATACCAAAAAACTCCACTTCGACCGCGTTGCCCTGAACAAAAAGATTGAAAAGATAGCGCTGCGCGAAACCAACCACATTTTCCGGAACATCAGCGGCGAGGCCTTCGCCCAAAAAGTGAAGGGCAGGCAATTCACAAGTTCTTACCGCCGGGGCAAGTACCTCTTCGCCCGGCTCGACAACGGCCACGACGTGCTCTTCCACTTCGGCATGACCGGCGAATTTTATGCCTACGACGAGGAAGAACAACACCCCAAACACGAGCGCTTCGCCTTCCTCTTCCCCGACGGCCAACGCCTCGGCTTCGACTGCCCCCGCAAGCTGGCTCACATTTACTATCTGGAAAACAAGGACGATTTCATCCGGGAGAAAAAGCTGGGAGAAGATGCTCTGGTCATCAGTGAAGCCGAGTTTTTGGATAAGATGGAAGGGAAAACCGGAACGATCAAAGGCTTCTTTCTCAACCAGTCCAACCTGGCCGGCATGGGCAACCTCTACGCCGATGAGGTGTGCTGGCAGGTGCGCATCCATCCGGCCTCGCTCATTCCCGCTTTGGACGACAAAACCCGCAAGGATCTGTACCGCCGCATGCAGGCCATCCTGCGACAAGCCATCGCCAATAAGGCCGACTACGCCCATTACCCCGATGAATGGCTCTGGAACCACCGCCATAAAGACGGAACCTGCCCTCGCGACGGCCACAGGCTGGAGCGGGGCAAGGTGGCGAGCCGGTCGACGTATTATTGCCCGGAATGTCAGGAATTGAAGGAATTTTACCCGGCTGAGCGTAAGTGA
- a CDS encoding VCBS repeat-containing protein, whose amino-acid sequence MNYSTLFLLLISLFCGQAQLFMDASANLPENGARGQSMDVRAADIDGDNDLDVFLSNVAFIPGKNRQNRLFSNDGDGVFSDVTPTHLPADSDHTIDAIFEDVDLDEDLDLIVCNVFGGPIKICENNFLEVNQIRKKVVITP is encoded by the coding sequence ATGAATTACAGCACCCTCTTCCTATTATTGATTTCCCTTTTTTGCGGCCAGGCCCAACTTTTCATGGACGCCAGCGCCAACCTGCCCGAAAACGGCGCGCGGGGGCAAAGCATGGACGTTCGCGCCGCCGATATTGACGGCGACAATGACCTGGACGTATTTCTTTCCAACGTAGCATTCATCCCCGGCAAAAATCGGCAAAATCGGCTGTTTTCAAATGATGGGGACGGTGTTTTTTCCGATGTAACTCCTACTCACCTGCCTGCGGATAGTGACCACACCATCGACGCTATTTTTGAAGATGTGGATTTGGATGAAGACCTCGACCTGATCGTCTGCAACGTTTTTGGCGGCCCCATCAAAATCTGCGAAAATAATTTTTTAGAGGTCAATCAGATCAGGAAGAAGGTTGTGATTACGCCTTAA
- a CDS encoding aminopeptidase P family protein produces the protein MKKLCFLFFVFGCFQLSAQMPRILSMEEQGAVRDQWLKERMEVVAPELMRRAGTDLWILISREYNEDPVLKTMLPSNWLSARRTTMLVLYDTGDALETLACARYDVGEVFKKAWDKDKEPDQWKRLAEIVQERDPKKIAVNRSEHFGLADGLSSYHYDKLMESLPAKYRERVVSGSPLAIGWLEARTESEMVVYQQVCRIAHEIIAEGLSEQVIQPGVTATDDVVWYYRERIRELGLDAWFHPTVDVQRQDPENFDHLRAFSKRPDQQIIQPGDLVHVDFGITYLGLNTDTQENAYILRPGETDAPPYLKAAFRKGLRLMDILTEEFQTGRSGNDILASALEKARAEGLKPTIYTHPIGYHGHGAGPTIGLWDQQGGVPGKGDYPLYPNTAYSIELNTAVFLPEWGKEIRMMMEEDAFFDGKEMRYIDGRQTELFLVPRVKKGMGDVGEGLER, from the coding sequence ATGAAAAAACTTTGTTTTCTCTTCTTCGTGTTCGGTTGTTTTCAATTATCGGCACAGATGCCGAGGATACTCTCTATGGAAGAACAGGGCGCGGTGCGCGACCAATGGCTCAAAGAGCGCATGGAGGTAGTGGCGCCCGAGCTGATGCGCCGCGCCGGCACAGATCTATGGATTCTCATCTCCCGGGAATACAACGAAGATCCGGTGCTGAAGACCATGCTGCCTTCCAACTGGCTCTCCGCCCGCCGCACCACCATGCTGGTCCTCTACGACACTGGAGACGCTCTGGAAACACTGGCCTGCGCCCGCTACGACGTAGGCGAGGTGTTCAAAAAAGCCTGGGATAAGGACAAAGAACCGGATCAGTGGAAACGCCTGGCGGAGATCGTGCAGGAACGCGATCCAAAGAAGATCGCCGTCAACCGTTCGGAGCATTTCGGACTGGCGGATGGGCTCTCTTCCTACCATTACGATAAGCTGATGGAAAGCTTGCCGGCCAAGTACCGGGAAAGGGTGGTTTCCGGCTCGCCGCTTGCCATTGGTTGGTTGGAGGCACGCACCGAAAGCGAAATGGTGGTGTATCAACAGGTCTGCCGCATCGCCCATGAGATCATCGCCGAAGGCTTGTCCGAGCAGGTGATCCAGCCCGGCGTGACCGCCACCGATGACGTCGTCTGGTACTACCGCGAGCGCATCCGCGAGCTGGGGTTGGACGCCTGGTTCCATCCCACGGTCGATGTGCAGCGCCAGGATCCGGAGAATTTCGATCACCTTCGGGCGTTCAGCAAGCGCCCGGATCAACAAATCATACAGCCCGGCGACCTTGTCCACGTCGATTTCGGCATTACCTACCTCGGCCTGAATACCGACACCCAGGAGAACGCCTACATCCTGCGCCCGGGCGAAACGGATGCGCCGCCTTACCTCAAAGCCGCCTTTCGGAAAGGCCTCCGCCTGATGGACATTCTGACAGAAGAGTTCCAAACCGGCCGCAGCGGCAATGATATCCTGGCCAGTGCCCTGGAGAAAGCCAGGGCCGAAGGCCTCAAACCGACGATTTACACCCACCCTATAGGTTATCACGGCCACGGCGCGGGCCCCACCATCGGGTTGTGGGACCAGCAAGGGGGCGTTCCCGGCAAGGGCGATTATCCTCTTTATCCCAATACCGCCTATTCTATCGAGCTGAACACCGCCGTATTCCTCCCCGAGTGGGGCAAGGAAATTCGTATGATGATGGAGGAGGACGCTTTTTTCGACGGCAAGGAGATGCGCTACATCGATGGGCGGCAGACGGAGTTGTTTCTGGTGCCGAGGGTTAAGAAGGGGATGGGCGATGTAGGGGAGGGGTTGGAAAGGTAA